The Suncus etruscus isolate mSunEtr1 chromosome 7, mSunEtr1.pri.cur, whole genome shotgun sequence genome includes a window with the following:
- the NTMT2 gene encoding N-terminal Xaa-Pro-Lys N-methyltransferase 2, whose protein sequence is MAHLGAHLAFRARWHKTDQELCRHSLSFVLHRAVSKDFFQSYLQLLETLPLVKLYSLTSHVINGEMQFYARAKRFYQEVPATEEGMMGNFLELSNLDIQASRKFLGKFVGGPGQAGTGCALDCGSGIGRVSKHVLLPVFCSVELVDMMPSFLLEAQSYLRALGHRVENYHCCSLQDFELIQSRYDVIWIQWVSGHLTDRDLLAFLSRCQAGLRENGVIILKDNVARQGCILDASDSSITRDMATLHSLVAQSGLAVLGQEQQDGFPEHCLPVWTFALYSKPVGLKGAPHSPARMDRAGLERATMGTANI, encoded by the exons ATGGCTCACCTGGGTGCACACTTGGCCTTCAGGGCCCGCTGGCATAAGACTGACCAGGAGCTCTGCCGCCATAGCCTATCATTCGTGCTGCACAGGGCTGTGAGCAAGGATTTCTTCCAGAGTTACCTGCAGCTGCTGGAGACGCTCCCCCTAG TGAAACTGTACTCTTTGACAAGCCACGTCATCAATGGGGAGATGCAATTCTATGCCAGAGCCAAACGGTTCTACCAGGAAGTGCCGGCCACCGAAGAGGGCATGATGGGGAATTTCCTTGAACTGTCCAATCTGGATATCCAGGCCTCACGGAAATTTCTTGGGAAATTCGTTGGG GGCCCTGGCCAGGCGGGCACAGGTTGTGCCCTAGACTGTGGCTCAGGCATCGGGAGGGTCAGCAAGCATGTGCTGCTGCCCGTGTTCTGCAGCGTGGAACTGGTGGACATGATGCCATCCTTCCTTCTGGAGGCCCAGAGCTATCTTCGGGCGCTAGGGCATCGGGTGGAGAATTACCATTGCTGTAGCCTGCAGGACTTCGAGCTGATCCAAAGCAGATATGATGTCATCTGGATCCAGTGGGTTTCTG GCCACCTGACAGACAGAGACCTGCTAGCCTTCCTGTCCCGGTGCCAGGCTGGCCTGAGAGAAAACGGGGTCATTATCCTCAAGGACAATGTGGCACGGCAGGGCTGCATCCTGGATGCGTCTGACAGCAGCATTACTCGGGACATGGCCACACTCCACAGCCTGGTGGCTCAGAGTGGGCTGGCAGTGCTGGGCCAGGAGCAGCAGGACGGCTTCCCCGAGCACTGTCTCCCGGTATGGACCTTCGCCTTGTACAGTAAACCTGTGGGGCTCAAAGGTGCCCCCCACAGCCCTGCACGAATGGACAGAGCTGGTCTGGAAAGGGCCACGATGGGCACTGCTAATATCTAA